Proteins co-encoded in one Metabacillus sp. KUDC1714 genomic window:
- the tatC gene encoding twin-arginine translocase subunit TatC, with the protein MDLTEKNVIEHLGELRKRIIITLTSFIIFLLVSFIFVKDIHDFLVKDLDDKLAILGPGDILWVYMAIAGFSAITLTIPVAAFQVWLFVKPGLKKEEQRVTLAFIPGIFILFISGIAFGYFLLFPIVLGFLQSLAGNQFETFFTVDKYFRFMINLTLPFGFLFEMPAVIMFLTRLGIINPQKLAKTRKISYFILIVISVFITPPDFISDILVIVPLLLLYEFSITLSKIVYRKKISLEQSSLHAS; encoded by the coding sequence ATGGATTTAACAGAAAAAAACGTTATTGAACATTTAGGAGAATTGCGAAAGCGAATCATTATTACCCTGACTTCCTTTATTATTTTTCTGCTTGTCTCCTTTATTTTCGTAAAGGATATTCATGACTTCTTAGTAAAAGACCTAGATGATAAATTAGCCATATTAGGTCCTGGAGATATTCTTTGGGTATATATGGCGATTGCTGGATTTAGCGCAATTACACTAACTATTCCTGTTGCTGCTTTTCAAGTATGGTTATTTGTCAAACCTGGATTAAAGAAAGAGGAACAACGTGTAACTTTAGCATTTATCCCAGGAATTTTTATATTATTTATTTCAGGAATTGCCTTCGGTTATTTTTTATTATTCCCAATCGTATTAGGCTTCTTACAAAGTCTAGCAGGAAATCAATTTGAAACATTTTTTACTGTTGATAAATACTTTCGCTTTATGATTAACCTTACATTACCTTTTGGATTTTTATTTGAGATGCCAGCAGTCATAATGTTTTTAACAAGACTAGGTATTATTAATCCACAAAAGCTTGCAAAGACAAGAAAAATTTCTTATTTTATCTTAATTGTGATATCCGTTTTTATAACACCGCCTGATTTTATATCTGATATTTTAGTTATTGTGCCTTTGTTGCTGCTATACGAATTTAGTATTACACTATCAAAAATTGTTTATCGAAAGAAGATTTCACTTGAGCAATCTTCATTACATGCTAGCTAA
- a CDS encoding iron ABC transporter ATP-binding protein, translated as MIEIKGLTKRFGKKPVVEDVSVTIEPGTITSFIGPNGAGKSTLLSMVSRLLDADTGEVLLDQNNVEKWKSAEFAKRVSILKQANYINVRLRVRELVAFGRYPYSKGRLTAEDEKFVDQAVEYMNLTEMQDKFLDELSGGQKQRAFIAMVIAQDTDYVLLDEPLNNLDMKHSVQIMKILRKLVDELGKTVIIVLHDINFASVYSDRIVALKNGRLVKNGLTHEIINSDALREIYDMDIPIQEQNGCRICVYFNSHT; from the coding sequence ATGATTGAAATCAAGGGGTTAACGAAGCGATTTGGTAAAAAGCCTGTTGTAGAAGACGTATCTGTAACAATTGAACCGGGGACAATTACATCGTTTATTGGGCCTAATGGTGCCGGTAAATCTACACTTCTTTCTATGGTGAGCCGTTTATTGGATGCAGATACAGGCGAAGTATTACTTGATCAAAATAATGTAGAAAAATGGAAGTCAGCTGAGTTTGCTAAGCGCGTATCGATATTGAAGCAAGCAAACTACATTAATGTACGATTAAGGGTACGTGAGCTTGTTGCATTTGGTCGCTATCCATATTCAAAAGGACGACTTACAGCAGAAGATGAAAAATTTGTTGATCAAGCAGTTGAATATATGAACTTAACAGAGATGCAGGATAAGTTTTTAGATGAATTATCAGGCGGTCAAAAACAACGTGCGTTTATTGCGATGGTTATTGCGCAAGACACGGACTATGTATTACTTGATGAGCCTTTAAATAACTTAGATATGAAGCACTCTGTTCAAATTATGAAGATTTTACGTAAGCTTGTTGATGAGCTTGGCAAAACAGTGATCATTGTACTACATGATATTAACTTCGCGTCAGTATATTCAGACCGTATTGTCGCGTTGAAAAACGGTAGGCTTGTGAAAAATGGGCTAACGCATGAGATTATTAATTCGGATGCACTGCGTGAAATTTATGATATGGATATTCCAATTCAAGAACAAAATGGATGCCGCATTTGTGTATACTTCAATTCACATACATAG
- a CDS encoding ABC transporter permease has product MRLWMLIIVTIVLSCVSLFIGAIDIKVSDLLDWDSDKTQLFFISRVPRLLAIILAGAGMSIAGLIMQSLSRNKFVSPTTAGTLDAAKLGILISMLFFTNTSYIQEIIFCFVFALMGTFIFTQILDRIKFKDVIFVPLIGIMYGNILSSITTFFAYEADLIQNISSWLMGSFTLVIAGRYELLYVSIPAVILAYLYANKFTVAGMGEDFAKNLGLSYKLVLNIGLILVAIISTTVVLTVGVIPFLGLIVPNIVSLYLGDNLRKTIPHTAVLGVAFLLTCDIIGRIIIHPYEIPVNVTVAVIGSAIFLIMLFRGRAYAEK; this is encoded by the coding sequence ATGAGACTATGGATGTTAATAATTGTAACTATAGTCCTGTCATGTGTATCGCTATTTATAGGTGCGATTGATATTAAGGTGAGTGACTTGCTGGATTGGGATTCTGATAAGACACAACTCTTTTTTATCAGTCGAGTGCCACGTTTATTGGCGATTATATTGGCGGGAGCAGGAATGAGTATTGCGGGTTTAATTATGCAGTCTTTAAGTCGAAATAAATTCGTCTCGCCAACGACTGCTGGTACCTTAGACGCAGCAAAACTAGGAATATTAATCTCAATGCTGTTTTTTACGAATACATCGTATATTCAAGAAATTATTTTTTGCTTCGTATTTGCTTTAATGGGTACATTTATTTTCACGCAAATTCTAGATCGTATTAAATTTAAAGATGTTATTTTCGTTCCGTTAATTGGGATTATGTACGGAAATATTTTGTCATCTATTACGACGTTTTTTGCATACGAGGCAGACCTTATTCAAAATATTTCTTCATGGTTAATGGGGAGTTTCACATTAGTTATAGCTGGTCGCTATGAGCTCTTATATGTAAGTATACCGGCGGTCATTTTAGCGTATCTCTATGCGAATAAATTTACCGTTGCAGGTATGGGTGAAGATTTTGCAAAGAACTTAGGCTTAAGTTATAAGCTTGTGTTAAATATAGGTCTTATCCTTGTTGCGATCATTTCTACAACTGTCGTATTAACAGTAGGAGTTATTCCGTTTTTAGGTTTAATTGTACCTAATATTGTATCTCTTTATTTAGGTGATAATTTACGTAAAACAATTCCACATACAGCAGTATTAGGGGTTGCCTTTCTATTAACATGTGACATTATTGGGCGTATTATTATTCACCCTTATGAGATTCCAGTTAACGTAACTGTGGCAGTAATTGGTAGTGCGATCTTCTTAATTATGTTATTTAGGGGGAGAGCATATGCGGAAAAATAG
- a CDS encoding iron chelate uptake ABC transporter family permease subunit has product MRKNSTKLIFLGVLAIICILLYGFYDIKGGFDYAFPRRMIRVTAMVITGIAIAYATVVFQTITHNRILTPSVMGLDSMYEVVQTLIYFFAGSMSIWVLNRYLNFGVAIIAMVLFAILLYRFLFRADKHPIYLLLLIGMIIGALLGSLVTFLQVLIDPVEYLSLQTRLFGNFTNVKADLLYIAFGILIIAFIYGYLIMDKLDVMSLGRENAINLGVNYDRMVMNILILSSVLIATSTALVGPITFFGLIVANLSYQYLVTYKHSILILGASLISIIALVGGQFLVEHILELRTTLSVIINFIGGIYFIYLLLKESRAAG; this is encoded by the coding sequence ATGCGGAAAAATAGTACGAAGTTGATTTTTTTAGGGGTATTAGCAATTATTTGTATTTTGTTATATGGATTTTATGATATAAAAGGTGGTTTTGATTACGCCTTCCCAAGACGTATGATTCGGGTTACGGCAATGGTTATAACAGGGATTGCGATTGCATATGCGACAGTCGTTTTCCAGACAATCACACATAACCGTATTTTAACACCATCTGTAATGGGACTTGACTCAATGTACGAAGTAGTGCAAACGTTAATTTACTTCTTTGCAGGGTCAATGTCAATTTGGGTATTAAATAGATATCTAAATTTTGGTGTAGCAATTATTGCAATGGTATTATTTGCAATTCTTTTATATCGTTTCTTATTTCGCGCAGATAAGCATCCTATTTATTTACTCCTTTTAATCGGGATGATTATAGGTGCGCTTTTAGGAAGTCTTGTGACATTTTTACAAGTACTGATAGATCCAGTGGAATATTTAAGTCTGCAAACTCGCCTATTCGGTAACTTTACAAACGTAAAAGCTGATTTATTATATATTGCATTCGGAATATTAATCATTGCATTTATTTACGGTTATCTCATTATGGATAAGCTAGATGTTATGTCTCTTGGCCGTGAAAATGCAATTAACCTTGGTGTCAACTATGATCGTATGGTAATGAACATTTTAATTTTATCGTCGGTATTAATCGCGACATCAACAGCTCTTGTTGGCCCAATTACTTTCTTTGGCTTAATCGTGGCGAACCTTTCATATCAATATTTAGTTACATATAAGCACTCTATTTTAATTTTAGGTGCAAGTTTAATAAGTATTATTGCATTAGTAGGTGGTCAGTTCCTTGTTGAACATATTCTTGAATTACGTACAACGCTAAGTGTAATTATTAACTTTATCGGTGGTATTTACTTCATTTATTTATTATTAAAGGAAAGTAGGGCAGCAGGATGA
- a CDS encoding magnesium transporter CorA family protein: MLKYNKQTKCIERVESFTLPTTDEIIWFHIENKSYQKTLDTITEQLKIHPLAKRFMEEFSDLPKVNIFKNEAVISVFSIEEDFQPVKINILVGTNFIITREQESNLHLLSEIIKHFEENPEHMSHTGYILYRIIDKVSIEFLRAVDEIADEIQALEKSVFKDPFENKIGKKAYRWKAKLHDLRQIIEPQENVIKSIGHSEFPYINEDSGFYFQDLQHNYARIISAFDTFIENMASIFNLQLSLKSDHTNTIMKTLTLVSVIFIPMTFIAGLYGMNFEYIPELKWDYGYLYVLLLIFGLGIGIALYFRNKGWWGKKGESEKTK; the protein is encoded by the coding sequence ATGCTTAAGTATAATAAACAAACTAAATGTATAGAAAGAGTTGAATCATTTACACTCCCTACCACTGACGAGATTATTTGGTTTCATATTGAAAATAAGTCGTATCAAAAAACACTTGATACAATAACTGAACAGTTAAAGATACATCCTTTAGCAAAGCGGTTTATGGAAGAGTTTAGTGATCTTCCAAAAGTAAATATATTTAAGAATGAAGCTGTTATCTCAGTATTTTCAATTGAAGAGGACTTTCAGCCTGTAAAAATAAACATACTTGTCGGTACTAATTTCATCATTACACGTGAGCAAGAAAGTAATCTTCACTTACTTTCAGAAATTATAAAACACTTTGAAGAAAACCCAGAACATATGTCCCATACTGGTTATATTTTGTATCGAATCATAGACAAAGTATCAATCGAGTTTCTTCGTGCAGTTGATGAAATTGCCGATGAAATTCAAGCTTTAGAAAAAAGTGTATTTAAAGATCCATTTGAAAATAAGATTGGCAAAAAGGCTTACCGCTGGAAAGCAAAATTACATGATTTAAGGCAAATTATTGAACCTCAAGAAAACGTTATTAAATCAATTGGTCACTCAGAATTTCCTTATATTAATGAAGATTCAGGGTTCTATTTTCAGGACTTACAACATAATTATGCTCGGATCATTAGTGCCTTTGATACGTTTATAGAAAATATGGCAAGCATTTTCAACCTGCAGCTTTCATTAAAATCAGATCATACAAACACAATTATGAAGACATTAACGCTTGTAAGCGTGATTTTTATTCCAATGACCTTTATTGCCGGATTATATGGGATGAATTTTGAATACATACCTGAATTGAAATGGGATTATGGATATTTATATGTACTTTTATTAATTTTTGGTTTGGGGATTGGGATTGCTTTGTATTTTAGAAATAAAGGTTGGTGGGGAAAAAAGGGTGAATCTGAGAAAACAAAATGA
- a CDS encoding class D sortase encodes MKKLSYLLIVVGLCIVAYAVWEIADTKMQTSKSLDEAKAIVESPPSKEVYKEEDGTFKPPMGEAVGILQIPRLNADLPIVEGTDPDDLEKGVGHYKGSYYPDEKGQIVLSGHRDTVFRKAGELEIGDSLEIVLPYGNFEYEITETKIVESDDLSIITLQNETEELLLTTCYPFSYVGNAPQRYIIYAKKKTV; translated from the coding sequence ATGAAGAAGCTATCATATTTATTGATTGTTGTTGGTCTTTGTATAGTTGCTTATGCTGTATGGGAAATTGCTGATACAAAGATGCAAACTTCTAAGTCTTTAGATGAGGCAAAAGCTATTGTTGAATCTCCGCCTAGTAAAGAAGTGTATAAAGAAGAGGACGGGACATTTAAACCACCAATGGGTGAAGCAGTCGGTATTTTACAAATCCCAAGATTGAATGCTGATTTACCTATTGTTGAAGGAACGGATCCTGATGATCTTGAAAAAGGGGTTGGGCACTACAAAGGCAGCTATTACCCTGATGAAAAGGGCCAAATTGTCTTGTCCGGGCATCGTGACACGGTGTTTCGTAAGGCGGGAGAACTTGAAATAGGAGACTCACTTGAAATAGTCCTACCATACGGCAACTTTGAATATGAAATTACTGAAACGAAAATCGTAGAGTCTGATGATTTAAGTATCATTACTCTGCAAAACGAAACAGAAGAGCTTCTCCTCACAACATGTTATCCATTCAGCTACGTCGGAAATGCTCCACAACGATATATTATTTATGCTAAAAAGAAGACAGTTTAA
- a CDS encoding GAF domain-containing protein, which translates to MLGVISIFNLEGIFKDGSSSFLEKEQRRLTELYSLNLIGTPEEKSFDQITNLASRLFGVPISLITLITEDKQWFKSCVGLPDNLKESRSTERSAAFCHCVVADGNPLVVQDSSLDERFINNRFVKEYNIRFYAGAPIITKNNNVLGSLCIIDTKPRLFSEEELNTLIDLSNWVKAEIELKADLIERTISEQSIRTLYEVTSNNELSFQDKLRNLLILGCKRFNFPNGVVSRIKNNQYEVLEAIGASADFLKQGDLIPLTDTCSSNVAASLEPVHIKDSYNQYTVNGFKIDEYIGAPIFVNKQFYGTFCFISGSHDVRTITYSDLEFLQLMAQWIGNELERLQSKTKLKESQERLQQIANNIKEAFWMFDIKEEKLLYMSSAWFDISGMTFEDFNQNPTLWLNAIHPDDLEYTVNRFKDIKESGEFDYRLFHANGTIRWIRNRIVPIFNKEGIISKIVGVAEDITDSKINEELLRKSDKLAAVGQLAASIAHEIRNPLTSIKGFMQLINNEQCSFKEILISEFNQIENFINEILMLANPHHETTYEKKPIDKLVQEVVNTIKGQANLHEIQFSLKMNDETITILCDGNQIKQAFQNIIENAVEAMPDGGLVSIEIGTELEQFVYVLVEDQGIGITKERLTKLGEPFYSNKEKGSGLGLMISYNIIQNHQGRIEFTSQLNKGTKVKVLLPIEC; encoded by the coding sequence ATGCTTGGAGTGATTTCTATTTTTAATCTAGAGGGTATATTCAAAGATGGTAGCTCCTCTTTTTTAGAAAAGGAACAGAGGAGATTAACAGAATTATATAGTCTTAATCTCATTGGTACTCCAGAGGAAAAATCATTTGATCAAATAACAAATTTGGCAAGTAGGCTTTTTGGAGTGCCAATATCTCTTATAACATTAATAACCGAGGATAAACAATGGTTTAAATCTTGTGTTGGGCTTCCAGACAATTTGAAGGAATCGCGCTCAACTGAACGAAGTGCTGCATTTTGTCATTGTGTAGTTGCTGATGGGAACCCATTAGTTGTTCAGGATTCGTCATTGGATGAGAGATTTATTAATAATCGCTTTGTAAAAGAATATAATATTCGCTTTTACGCAGGTGCTCCTATTATTACGAAAAATAATAATGTTTTAGGTTCATTATGTATTATAGATACAAAGCCTCGTTTATTTAGTGAAGAGGAGTTAAACACATTAATCGATTTAAGCAACTGGGTAAAGGCAGAAATAGAACTAAAAGCTGATTTAATTGAGAGAACAATTAGTGAACAATCCATTCGAACTCTTTATGAGGTGACAAGTAATAATGAGTTAAGTTTTCAAGATAAGTTAAGAAACCTTTTGATACTAGGATGCAAGCGATTTAATTTCCCTAATGGTGTTGTTTCACGGATAAAGAATAACCAGTATGAGGTTCTTGAAGCAATTGGTGCATCAGCAGATTTCTTAAAGCAAGGGGATCTAATTCCGCTAACAGATACGTGTTCATCAAATGTAGCTGCTTCTTTAGAGCCGGTCCATATAAAAGATTCATATAATCAATACACGGTTAATGGATTTAAGATAGACGAATATATAGGAGCACCTATATTTGTAAATAAACAATTTTACGGGACGTTTTGTTTTATATCAGGAAGTCATGATGTACGAACGATAACTTACTCAGATTTAGAGTTTTTACAATTAATGGCACAGTGGATTGGGAATGAACTAGAACGATTACAATCTAAAACAAAACTAAAAGAAAGTCAGGAGCGTTTGCAGCAAATTGCTAATAATATTAAGGAAGCATTTTGGATGTTTGATATAAAAGAGGAAAAACTCCTATATATGAGTTCTGCATGGTTTGATATTTCTGGAATGACTTTTGAAGATTTTAATCAAAATCCGACGTTGTGGCTAAATGCTATTCATCCTGATGATCTTGAATATACAGTCAATCGTTTTAAAGATATAAAAGAAAGTGGAGAATTTGATTATCGGTTGTTTCATGCAAATGGAACGATTCGTTGGATTCGTAATCGAATTGTACCAATTTTTAATAAAGAAGGAATAATCTCTAAAATAGTTGGAGTTGCAGAAGATATTACCGATTCTAAAATAAATGAAGAATTACTACGAAAATCCGATAAGCTTGCAGCGGTTGGACAATTAGCAGCCAGTATTGCTCATGAAATTAGAAATCCATTAACTAGTATTAAAGGATTTATGCAATTAATAAATAATGAACAATGTTCATTTAAAGAGATATTAATATCAGAGTTTAATCAAATTGAAAATTTCATTAATGAAATTCTCATGCTTGCAAATCCTCATCATGAAACAACTTATGAGAAAAAGCCTATTGATAAGTTAGTGCAAGAAGTTGTGAATACAATAAAAGGACAAGCCAACTTACATGAAATCCAGTTTTCCTTAAAAATGAATGATGAAACAATAACCATTCTTTGTGATGGGAATCAGATTAAACAGGCATTCCAAAATATTATTGAAAATGCAGTTGAGGCGATGCCTGATGGTGGGTTGGTATCTATTGAAATTGGAACGGAATTGGAACAGTTTGTGTATGTCTTAGTTGAAGACCAAGGTATAGGAATCACAAAGGAAAGACTAACGAAATTAGGGGAGCCTTTTTACTCCAATAAAGAAAAAGGCAGTGGTTTAGGATTAATGATAAGCTATAATATCATCCAAAATCATCAAGGTAGAATTGAATTTACTAGTCAGCTCAACAAGGGAACAAAGGTGAAAGTTTTATTACCAATAGAATGTTAA
- the tatA gene encoding twin-arginine translocase TatA/TatE family subunit, whose translation MLQNIGIPGLIIILVIALIIFGPSKLPEIGRAFGSTLKEFKKATNDLVHGDSKEKDHPEDVKQLQAIDNSKSKTGS comes from the coding sequence ATGTTACAAAACATAGGTATTCCCGGACTAATCATCATCCTAGTAATCGCATTAATTATTTTTGGCCCTTCAAAGCTTCCTGAAATAGGACGAGCATTTGGATCAACCTTAAAAGAATTTAAAAAAGCAACAAATGATCTAGTACATGGAGATAGTAAGGAAAAAGATCATCCAGAGGATGTAAAACAGCTTCAAGCGATCGATAATTCCAAAAGTAAAACGGGTAGCTAA
- a CDS encoding RluA family pseudouridine synthase — MSLKQIGEWLEIVIPSKWTPNTVFHFLSKELGVSKALIQKWNNESAIKKNDSKADVNHRLNLGDRLYLHIFKNEDFGVIPEYRPIDVLYEDDHLLIVNKDAGIDTHPNVPGQKGTLANHIASYYQMNGLQIKIRHIHRLDKDTSGAIIFAKHDLANSLMDQALKLRNIKRTYIAFVEGKLPHLKGEINQPIGRDRHHATRRRVSPNGQTALTHYQVEQYLPAINLSIVSLQLDTGRTHQIRVHLSSIGFPIIGDVLYGGKQGIISRQALHAAKVSLLHPITGEEINVEAGLPKDMLPLVKKA; from the coding sequence ATCAGCTTGAAACAAATAGGCGAATGGCTAGAAATTGTAATTCCAAGTAAATGGACTCCTAACACAGTATTTCACTTCCTTTCAAAGGAACTTGGTGTATCTAAAGCTCTTATCCAGAAATGGAATAATGAATCAGCTATAAAAAAAAATGACAGCAAAGCAGACGTCAATCATAGACTTAATCTTGGTGACCGCTTATATTTACATATATTTAAGAATGAAGATTTCGGAGTAATACCTGAGTATCGACCTATTGACGTTCTATATGAAGATGATCATTTGTTAATCGTCAATAAAGATGCTGGGATTGACACGCATCCGAATGTTCCTGGACAAAAAGGAACTTTAGCAAATCATATTGCCTCCTATTATCAAATGAACGGTCTTCAAATAAAGATACGACATATCCACCGGCTAGATAAAGATACGTCTGGTGCGATCATTTTTGCTAAACATGACTTAGCCAATTCCCTTATGGATCAAGCTCTAAAGCTAAGAAATATTAAACGTACATATATCGCTTTTGTCGAAGGAAAATTACCTCATTTAAAAGGTGAAATTAACCAACCGATTGGAAGAGACCGACATCATGCTACACGGAGGAGAGTTTCCCCAAATGGTCAAACGGCGTTGACACATTATCAAGTAGAACAATATTTACCAGCTATTAACTTATCGATTGTATCACTTCAGCTTGATACAGGGAGAACCCATCAAATTCGTGTACATTTAAGCTCAATTGGTTTTCCGATTATTGGAGATGTATTATACGGTGGAAAACAAGGGATCATTAGCAGGCAAGCCCTCCATGCAGCTAAGGTTTCTCTTCTTCACCCAATAACAGGTGAAGAAATAAATGTTGAGGCTGGCCTCCCAAAGGACATGCTGCCATTAGTAAAGAAAGCATAG
- a CDS encoding siderophore ABC transporter substrate-binding protein has protein sequence MKKWNVVIVLLAMMLMLAACGSNEEASTEEQKETTAAEDQATETDGATDEEGPVYPMTVSPTIASTESEEKGTISFEDVKFEKMPEKIVVFDYGMLDTLNTLGVEGIVGVAKDSSLPSHLEEYASDEYANIGNLKTPLLEDIAALEPDVIFISGRQSAFYEELKEIAPVVFVGTQEDDYWNTFLASVDTAAKMFGKEAEADEYLAKFDSALEEIKALGGNYETSLVTMYNEGNLSGFAKESRFGYIYDIYGFKPVTEDIEASSHGSNFGFEAILEFDPQVLFVIDRTAATNGNESNIEADMENDIIKQTTAYKNKQIVYLDGPLWYLSGGGLQSELAKIEEVLAELGK, from the coding sequence ATGAAAAAATGGAATGTAGTTATTGTACTATTAGCTATGATGTTAATGCTTGCTGCTTGTGGTTCCAATGAAGAAGCTTCAACAGAAGAACAAAAAGAAACGACTGCTGCAGAAGATCAAGCTACAGAAACTGATGGAGCTACAGATGAGGAAGGTCCTGTTTATCCAATGACTGTATCTCCAACAATTGCTTCAACTGAAAGCGAAGAAAAAGGTACAATTAGCTTTGAAGATGTTAAATTCGAGAAGATGCCAGAAAAAATTGTAGTATTTGATTATGGTATGTTAGATACATTGAATACCCTTGGTGTTGAGGGGATCGTTGGGGTTGCTAAAGACTCAAGCTTACCATCTCACCTTGAAGAGTATGCAAGTGATGAGTATGCAAACATTGGTAACTTAAAAACTCCATTACTTGAAGATATCGCAGCACTTGAACCAGACGTAATCTTCATTTCTGGTCGCCAATCTGCATTCTATGAGGAATTAAAAGAAATTGCTCCTGTAGTATTCGTTGGTACTCAAGAAGACGATTATTGGAACACATTCTTAGCTTCTGTAGATACCGCAGCTAAAATGTTCGGTAAAGAAGCTGAAGCTGATGAGTACCTTGCAAAATTTGATTCAGCATTAGAAGAAATCAAAGCATTAGGTGGTAACTATGAAACTTCATTAGTTACTATGTATAACGAAGGTAACTTATCTGGTTTCGCTAAAGAATCTCGTTTCGGTTACATTTATGATATTTATGGCTTCAAACCTGTAACGGAAGATATCGAAGCTTCTTCTCACGGTTCAAACTTTGGATTTGAAGCAATTTTAGAATTTGATCCACAAGTATTATTCGTAATTGACCGTACAGCAGCAACTAATGGTAACGAATCTAACATTGAAGCTGACATGGAAAACGATATTATTAAACAAACGACAGCTTACAAAAACAAACAAATCGTATACTTAGATGGTCCACTTTGGTACTTAAGTGGTGGCGGTTTACAATCTGAGCTTGCAAAAATTGAAGAAGTATTAGCTGAATTAGGTAAATAA
- a CDS encoding NAD(P)H-dependent oxidoreductase, with amino-acid sequence MNTLIILVHPCEDSFNHAICDKVRNHLIHKNYEVKVRDLYKLKFNPILTEDNHTSFYQTKLPKEIQLEQNEISWAENLIFIFPSWWCGMPAMMKGYFDRVFTNGFAFRFDKSEVDGLLKGKKAVIFQTTSQTEEFMKPNQLVSSMETAMDVGIFDYCGIDIITHKFFFSVPYIDKESREKMLKEAEGIVDIL; translated from the coding sequence ATGAATACGCTGATAATCCTGGTACATCCTTGTGAGGATAGCTTTAATCATGCTATATGCGATAAAGTGAGAAATCATCTAATACATAAAAACTACGAGGTTAAAGTAAGGGATTTGTATAAACTGAAATTTAATCCTATTTTAACAGAGGACAATCATACAAGCTTTTACCAAACGAAACTTCCTAAAGAAATTCAACTAGAACAGAATGAGATATCTTGGGCGGAAAATCTAATTTTTATTTTCCCTTCCTGGTGGTGTGGTATGCCTGCGATGATGAAAGGGTATTTTGATCGTGTATTTACAAATGGATTCGCTTTTAGATTTGATAAAAGTGAAGTGGATGGACTTCTTAAAGGCAAGAAGGCAGTTATTTTTCAGACAACTAGCCAAACTGAGGAGTTTATGAAGCCTAATCAACTTGTTTCATCAATGGAAACAGCGATGGATGTTGGAATTTTTGATTACTGTGGAATTGATATTATCACCCATAAATTCTTCTTCTCTGTTCCCTATATTGATAAAGAATCAAGAGAAAAGATGTTAAAAGAAGCAGAAGGTATTGTTGATATTTTATAA
- a CDS encoding DUF5365 family protein: MKVVVASTEEQERHIDELVEQIYTEVFPRFFPDTEIKTLKGQKVLQPQDSDQMYNGTLKDAFHIISSLQAVIAVLEHINDCKHEREYQEMFERNCNNLNEYGYFFPLSFSQFKEAESQDGEFSEFIKPANSLII; encoded by the coding sequence ATGAAGGTTGTTGTTGCGTCAACAGAAGAACAAGAACGTCATATAGATGAGCTTGTTGAACAAATATATACAGAAGTATTTCCAAGATTTTTCCCAGATACTGAAATTAAAACTTTAAAAGGGCAGAAGGTGTTACAGCCCCAGGATTCAGATCAAATGTATAATGGTACATTGAAAGATGCCTTTCATATTATTTCTAGTCTCCAAGCTGTCATTGCCGTACTGGAACATATTAACGATTGCAAGCATGAACGGGAGTATCAAGAAATGTTTGAACGTAATTGCAATAATTTAAATGAATATGGATACTTTTTTCCATTATCATTTTCTCAATTTAAAGAGGCTGAGAGTCAGGACGGGGAATTCAGTGAGTTTATTAAACCTGCAAATAGCTTGATAATATAA